The following proteins are co-located in the Corynebacterium aquilae DSM 44791 genome:
- the lepA gene encoding translation elongation factor 4: protein MASNFAETTFTDPAQIRNFCIIAHIDHGKSTLADRILGLTGVVEARDMRDQYLDNMDIERERGITIKAQNVRLPWVPRSGKHAGEEIVMHLIDTPGHVDFTYEVSRALEACEGAILLVDAAQGIEAQTLANLYLAMENDLEIIPVLNKIDLPAADPDKYAEEIAHIIGCEPDEVLRVSGKTGEGVPELLDKVCDLVPAPTSEFGKEAPARAMIFDSVYDTYRGVVTYIRMVDGTLEPRQKIKMMSTGATHELLEIGIVSPTPKKCRGLGPGEVGYLITGVKDVRQSKVGDTVTWAQKGAEEALKGYEEPKPMVYSGLFPISQADYPDLRDALEKLQLNDAALTFEPETSVALGFGFRCGFLGLLHMEITRDRLQREFDLDLISTAPSVSYRVVAEDGTESMVHNPSDWPGGKLREVWEPIVKTTIIVPAEFVGTTMELCQSKRGEMKGMDYLSEDRVELRYVMPLGEIIFDFFDMLKSRTRGYASLNYEEAGEQQANLVKVDILLQGDPVDAFSAIVHRDNAQWYGNKMTVKLKELIPRQQFEVPVQAAIGSKIIARENIRALRKDVLAKCYGGDISRKRKLLEKQKEGKKRMKSIGSVAVPQEAFVAALSTDEN from the coding sequence ATGGCCAGCAATTTTGCGGAGACAACGTTCACGGACCCGGCGCAGATCCGAAACTTCTGCATCATCGCGCACATTGACCATGGTAAGTCGACTCTGGCAGACCGTATTTTGGGTTTGACCGGTGTTGTTGAGGCGCGTGATATGCGCGATCAGTATCTCGACAACATGGATATTGAGCGCGAGCGTGGCATCACTATTAAGGCGCAGAACGTGCGTCTGCCGTGGGTGCCGCGCAGCGGTAAGCATGCGGGGGAGGAGATCGTCATGCACTTGATCGATACTCCCGGTCACGTGGACTTCACTTATGAGGTGTCCCGCGCTTTGGAGGCGTGTGAGGGCGCTATTTTGCTGGTGGATGCGGCGCAGGGCATTGAGGCGCAGACGCTGGCGAACTTGTATTTGGCGATGGAAAACGATCTGGAGATCATTCCGGTGCTGAACAAGATTGACCTGCCGGCCGCGGATCCGGATAAGTATGCCGAGGAGATCGCGCACATTATTGGGTGTGAGCCCGATGAGGTTTTGCGGGTGTCGGGTAAGACCGGCGAGGGGGTGCCGGAGCTGTTGGATAAGGTGTGCGATTTGGTGCCCGCCCCGACCAGTGAGTTCGGTAAGGAAGCGCCGGCGCGTGCGATGATTTTCGACTCGGTGTATGACACTTACCGGGGTGTGGTGACCTATATCCGTATGGTCGATGGCACCTTGGAGCCGCGCCAGAAGATCAAGATGATGTCTACTGGTGCCACCCACGAGTTGTTGGAGATCGGCATTGTGAGCCCGACTCCGAAGAAGTGCCGTGGGCTGGGGCCTGGCGAGGTCGGTTATCTGATTACTGGCGTGAAGGATGTGCGCCAGTCGAAGGTGGGCGATACCGTCACGTGGGCTCAGAAGGGTGCTGAGGAGGCGTTGAAGGGCTACGAGGAGCCCAAGCCGATGGTGTATTCGGGATTGTTCCCGATTTCGCAGGCCGACTATCCGGATTTGCGTGATGCGTTGGAGAAGCTGCAGCTTAACGATGCTGCTTTGACGTTTGAGCCGGAAACGTCTGTGGCTTTGGGCTTCGGTTTCCGCTGTGGCTTTTTGGGTTTGCTGCACATGGAGATCACCCGCGATCGTTTGCAGCGCGAGTTTGACCTGGATCTGATTTCGACGGCGCCGAGCGTGTCCTACCGGGTGGTAGCTGAGGATGGCACTGAGTCGATGGTGCACAATCCGAGCGACTGGCCGGGCGGGAAGCTGCGCGAGGTGTGGGAACCCATCGTGAAGACCACGATCATTGTGCCCGCGGAGTTTGTGGGTACCACCATGGAGCTGTGCCAGTCCAAGCGCGGTGAGATGAAGGGCATGGATTATTTGTCCGAGGATCGTGTGGAGCTGCGCTATGTGATGCCGTTGGGTGAGATCATTTTCGACTTCTTTGACATGTTGAAGTCCCGTACCCGCGGCTATGCCTCGTTGAACTATGAGGAGGCCGGTGAGCAGCAGGCCAACTTGGTGAAGGTCGATATTTTGCTGCAGGGCGATCCGGTGGATGCGTTTAGTGCGATTGTGCACCGCGATAATGCGCAATGGTACGGCAACAAGATGACTGTGAAGTTGAAGGAATTGATCCCTCGCCAGCAGTTTGAGGTGCCGGTGCAGGCTGCGATCGGTTCGAAGATCATTGCCCGTGAGAACATTCGTGCGTTGCGTAAGGACGTTCTTGCGAAATGCTACGGTGGCGATATTTCGCGTAAGCGCAAGCTGCTGGAGAAGCAGAAGGAAGGCAAAAAGCGCATGAAGTCCATCGGTTCGGTGGCTGTGCCGCAGGAAGCTTTCGTTGCTGCTTTGTCGACGGATGAGAACTAG
- a CDS encoding type II toxin-antitoxin system PemK/MazF family toxin yields the protein MQRATKTGLFARLRHLLSSPSGIGVCDLDQGLDRIAHRLGLEGQPAENFERNSHRAEVDVIRSRDVSRSIYYAPDMDGQADPGEVVWVWVPDETTGSAQERALVVVGRTRQHILGLLISPNSQHATESTWLDIGSGAWDTSGKNCWVRLDKVVRVAEDAIRRQGAIMPRRRFDRIAHRLRNEFSWT from the coding sequence ATGCAGCGCGCCACCAAAACCGGGCTTTTCGCCCGCCTGCGACACCTGTTGAGCTCCCCCAGCGGAATCGGCGTGTGTGACCTCGACCAGGGGCTCGACCGCATCGCCCACCGGCTCGGCCTCGAGGGACAACCCGCAGAAAACTTTGAGCGCAACTCCCACCGGGCGGAGGTAGACGTCATCCGCAGTCGCGACGTCTCTCGCTCCATCTACTACGCCCCCGACATGGACGGCCAAGCCGACCCCGGAGAAGTCGTGTGGGTATGGGTGCCCGATGAAACCACCGGCAGCGCCCAAGAACGCGCACTCGTCGTCGTTGGACGCACCCGGCAACACATCCTGGGACTACTCATCTCCCCCAACAGTCAACACGCCACCGAAAGCACCTGGCTCGACATCGGCTCCGGCGCCTGGGACACCTCAGGGAAAAACTGTTGGGTACGACTCGACAAAGTCGTCCGCGTCGCCGAAGACGCCATCCGGCGCCAAGGCGCCATCATGCCCCGCCGCCGCTTCGACCGCATCGCGCATCGCCTCCGCAACGAATTCAGCTGGACCTAA
- the rpsT gene encoding 30S ribosomal protein S20 encodes MANIKSQIKRNRTNEEARERNKAVRSAVRTEIRKFRALVEAGDKAAAETQLRVASRKLDKAVSKGVIHRNNAANKKSRMASAVNKMA; translated from the coding sequence ATGGCTAACATCAAGTCCCAGATCAAGCGCAACCGCACCAACGAAGAAGCCCGCGAGCGCAACAAGGCTGTTCGCTCCGCAGTCCGCACCGAGATCCGCAAGTTCCGCGCTCTCGTTGAGGCCGGCGACAAGGCTGCCGCTGAGACCCAGCTGCGTGTTGCTTCCCGCAAGCTCGACAAGGCTGTCTCCAAGGGTGTCATCCACCGCAACAACGCAGCCAACAAGAAGTCCCGCATGGCTTCTGCTGTCAACAAGATGGCCTAA
- the holA gene encoding DNA polymerase III subunit delta → MTNPVQLIVGDDEFLTERARREIIDQLRQQSPGLEVVVMAPSEVTVNELNLQLSPSLFGDDKAVVITRAQDAGKDAADAVLAAAMDMSPGMTLIVQHSGGGRQKQLATKLEKIAQVHRTPSLKPKDLPGFVREEFARHRVSVTPDVHLALLESVGSDLRELASAVGQLVADTGGDISVASVHAYYTGVAEVSGFEIADLAVQGKTAKAVASTRRALQLGMSPVQLASALANKVDAIARMYSTRGKPDAGALGMHPYAVQLTHQIARRWSGESVSDAVIVVAELDAAVKGQAADPEFAIEDAVRRISELAK, encoded by the coding sequence GTGACGAACCCAGTACAGCTCATTGTGGGGGATGATGAATTCCTCACCGAACGTGCCCGCCGTGAAATTATCGACCAGCTGCGGCAGCAGTCTCCTGGCCTTGAGGTGGTGGTGATGGCTCCTAGCGAGGTCACCGTCAACGAACTCAATTTGCAGTTGTCGCCGAGTTTGTTCGGCGATGATAAGGCGGTGGTGATTACGCGGGCCCAGGATGCTGGTAAGGATGCCGCGGATGCGGTGTTGGCGGCGGCGATGGACATGAGCCCCGGGATGACGTTGATTGTGCAGCACAGTGGGGGCGGCCGGCAGAAGCAGTTGGCGACGAAGCTGGAGAAGATTGCTCAGGTGCATCGGACGCCGAGCCTGAAGCCGAAGGATTTGCCGGGGTTTGTGCGCGAGGAGTTTGCGCGCCATCGGGTGTCGGTGACCCCGGATGTGCATTTGGCGCTGTTGGAGTCGGTGGGTAGTGATTTACGCGAGTTGGCTAGTGCTGTCGGCCAGCTGGTGGCGGATACGGGCGGGGATATTTCGGTGGCGTCGGTGCACGCCTACTACACCGGTGTGGCGGAAGTCAGTGGCTTTGAGATCGCAGATTTGGCGGTGCAGGGCAAGACTGCCAAGGCGGTGGCGTCGACCCGTCGGGCTTTGCAGCTGGGAATGAGCCCGGTGCAGTTGGCCAGCGCACTGGCCAACAAGGTTGATGCTATTGCGCGAATGTATTCGACACGTGGCAAGCCGGATGCTGGTGCGTTGGGCATGCATCCCTATGCGGTGCAGCTGACGCATCAGATTGCGCGCCGGTGGTCGGGAGAGTCGGTCAGCGATGCGGTGATTGTGGTCGCTGAGTTGGATGCGGCGGTCAAGGGGCAGGCCGCAGATCCGGAGTTCGCTATTGAGGATGCGGTGCGCCGGATTTCGGAGTTAGCGAAGTAG
- a CDS encoding ComEC/Rec2 family competence protein has protein sequence MITWCATWALLTTHTWWLPVAIVVVMVLLALSLKQPGQAVVGVSASSAALGVAALRMRQARASRIQPGFRGELSGRLLTAPKTVAEDLSFVQLETPGHPVAVPLLIRDVFAQPVPRGSMVQCQATVSGSQRPGVAQVIASCDSLHVTSPPKGVAAVAEGVRASFARVAQHTAGSTTGSLLQAMVLGDTSGQSPQMRQVYQHTGLSHLSAVSGANVAIVVGAVFFLAGLWRVSMRWRVVWAAVALVGFVLIVGFEPSVLRATISGVLALVGVVAATRQEAIHGLAVAVIVLVIVDSEMAVSYGFALSVAATVGIVALHPLLLKPVARAGVPGPIARAVAVAVGADVATAPLVASMAGQIPVVSVVANLVVAVAVAPITVVGMAAAVCAPVPVVGDVVAGLLLTVIAPCAWWIQRTATALAGLAHPTLPVGDDLGGILIAALMGAWLVALISVGAWRRLGVLVSVGVLYATGVFGVVGLGVDVQPVLENPRVVVVDTVAEAEAIELNEGAGLGGHVDAVVVRHCRQVSKPRPLQRVDGVPVVCPGWRVHVDGTQSFTGGQ, from the coding sequence ATGATCACATGGTGTGCCACATGGGCGCTGCTGACGACCCACACCTGGTGGCTGCCGGTAGCAATCGTTGTGGTGATGGTGCTTCTGGCGCTGAGCCTGAAGCAGCCTGGTCAGGCGGTGGTGGGGGTGAGTGCTTCAAGCGCGGCGCTTGGCGTCGCGGCTCTGCGCATGCGGCAGGCGCGGGCGTCGCGGATCCAACCCGGGTTTCGTGGTGAGCTGTCCGGGCGTTTGCTGACGGCGCCGAAAACAGTGGCGGAAGACCTCAGCTTTGTGCAACTGGAAACGCCAGGTCACCCGGTTGCCGTTCCATTGCTGATTCGTGACGTGTTTGCCCAACCAGTTCCGCGGGGCAGCATGGTGCAGTGCCAGGCGACGGTGTCTGGTAGCCAACGTCCTGGGGTGGCGCAGGTCATCGCCAGTTGCGATTCCTTGCATGTCACTAGTCCGCCGAAGGGGGTGGCTGCGGTGGCGGAGGGGGTGCGTGCGAGTTTTGCTCGGGTGGCGCAGCATACGGCCGGCTCGACGACGGGCAGCCTGTTGCAGGCGATGGTGCTAGGCGATACCAGCGGCCAGAGTCCGCAGATGCGCCAGGTGTATCAACACACGGGGCTGAGTCATCTATCGGCGGTCAGTGGCGCCAACGTTGCCATCGTGGTGGGGGCAGTGTTTTTTCTTGCCGGGTTGTGGAGAGTGTCGATGCGCTGGCGGGTGGTGTGGGCTGCTGTGGCCTTGGTTGGGTTTGTATTGATCGTGGGGTTCGAACCGAGTGTTTTGCGAGCCACGATAAGTGGAGTGTTGGCCTTGGTGGGGGTGGTGGCGGCCACGCGCCAGGAGGCGATCCATGGGCTGGCGGTGGCGGTCATCGTGCTGGTGATCGTGGATTCCGAGATGGCTGTGTCTTATGGATTCGCGCTGTCTGTGGCGGCCACGGTGGGCATTGTGGCATTGCACCCGCTGTTGCTTAAGCCGGTGGCTCGGGCAGGAGTGCCAGGCCCTATTGCGCGGGCGGTGGCGGTGGCTGTGGGAGCGGATGTGGCTACCGCCCCATTGGTGGCGAGCATGGCGGGGCAGATTCCTGTGGTGTCGGTGGTGGCGAACTTGGTGGTGGCGGTGGCGGTTGCACCGATCACCGTGGTGGGAATGGCTGCCGCCGTGTGTGCGCCGGTGCCGGTGGTCGGAGATGTGGTGGCGGGCTTGTTGCTCACCGTGATAGCGCCGTGTGCGTGGTGGATTCAGCGTACTGCTACTGCGTTGGCGGGACTTGCACACCCGACTCTGCCAGTTGGGGATGACTTGGGTGGGATTCTTATTGCTGCGCTGATGGGGGCGTGGTTGGTGGCGCTTATCAGTGTGGGCGCCTGGCGGCGGTTGGGCGTGCTGGTGAGCGTCGGTGTGCTGTACGCCACGGGTGTGTTTGGTGTAGTGGGTTTGGGTGTTGATGTCCAACCGGTGCTGGAAAACCCCCGGGTTGTGGTGGTGGATACGGTGGCAGAGGCCGAGGCGATTGAGCTGAATGAAGGCGCCGGATTGGGCGGGCATGTCGATGCTGTGGTGGTGCGCCACTGTCGGCAGGTGTCGAAGCCTCGGCCGTTGCAGCGGGTAGATGGGGTGCCGGTGGTGTGTCCAGGCTGGCGGGTGCATGTCGATGGCACCCAAAGCTTCACGGGCGGGCAATAG
- a CDS encoding ComEA family DNA-binding protein, with amino-acid sequence MITERVKELTRPLGEEELLAVNYPEPRVRIDAKAAVVATVLVLSLALAVVLLTSGDNPEKTTLAPEPLAPPAPTSQHLVLVHGTPSETRPEPSAAPQHIVVSVAGAVDNPGVFTLPVGARVADALALARPRGDADIESIHQAQKLSDEMHVVVGVVGTTPGGAGVFPAGGAAHAGQAPPPAGAPVGGTTGVNINTADAVELAQLPGVGEKTAAAIVEHRQASGPFASVDDLAKVKGIGPAKLEKLKDKATV; translated from the coding sequence ATGATTACCGAACGAGTCAAGGAACTGACACGTCCGTTGGGGGAGGAAGAACTTCTGGCGGTCAACTACCCCGAACCCCGGGTGCGAATCGACGCCAAGGCAGCCGTCGTGGCAACTGTGCTGGTGCTCAGCCTGGCACTCGCGGTGGTTCTTCTCACCTCCGGCGACAATCCCGAAAAAACGACGCTTGCGCCCGAACCTCTAGCCCCGCCAGCACCAACATCTCAGCACCTGGTTCTGGTGCACGGCACTCCTTCTGAAACCCGTCCCGAACCAAGTGCGGCACCCCAGCACATTGTCGTGAGTGTCGCGGGGGCGGTGGATAACCCCGGGGTGTTCACCCTGCCCGTCGGCGCGCGGGTCGCTGACGCATTGGCCCTGGCACGTCCTCGGGGCGACGCGGATATTGAGTCGATCCACCAGGCCCAAAAATTAAGTGATGAGATGCATGTGGTGGTGGGGGTTGTCGGCACCACGCCCGGCGGAGCGGGGGTGTTCCCCGCTGGCGGCGCGGCACACGCAGGGCAAGCCCCACCCCCGGCTGGTGCCCCAGTAGGAGGCACCACGGGGGTCAATATCAACACCGCCGATGCGGTCGAACTGGCACAACTGCCCGGAGTGGGAGAGAAGACCGCCGCCGCAATCGTTGAGCACCGGCAAGCATCCGGACCTTTTGCCAGCGTGGATGATTTGGCCAAGGTGAAAGGCATCGGCCCCGCAAAACTGGAGAAGCTGAAAGACAAGGCCACGGTGTGA
- a CDS encoding DegV family protein, protein MPVRIVTDSSSNLPEDIVEELDIVVIDLHMMRSGDDASTAGLSALELVATYARQLERGQDDGIVALHLSKELSSTWSAAVTAAGVFEEGLVRVVDTECIGMGVGAAAMAAARLAQQGASLEECYEVAASTVRRSDMWLYINKMDALRRSGRLSAADALVSTALATRPIMHLNDGRLEIAAKTRTQTKAFAKLVDIIAQRAATRPLFVAIQQFEAREAARLLSDQLTAALSPESSLMIVDMDAVLSVHAGPGALAVSVVFPDDDTTATPTGELAVE, encoded by the coding sequence ATGCCAGTTCGCATCGTCACAGACTCATCCTCCAATCTGCCGGAAGACATCGTCGAGGAACTCGATATCGTCGTCATCGACTTGCACATGATGCGCTCCGGGGACGACGCATCCACCGCAGGACTGTCGGCGCTGGAATTGGTCGCCACCTACGCTAGACAGCTAGAACGTGGCCAAGATGACGGCATCGTGGCGTTGCACCTGTCCAAAGAACTGTCCTCCACCTGGTCGGCTGCGGTGACTGCAGCAGGCGTGTTTGAGGAAGGGCTAGTCAGGGTCGTCGATACAGAGTGCATCGGCATGGGGGTGGGTGCGGCCGCCATGGCTGCCGCCCGCCTAGCGCAACAGGGCGCATCCCTCGAGGAATGCTACGAAGTGGCAGCATCCACGGTGCGGCGCAGTGATATGTGGCTCTACATCAACAAGATGGACGCTCTGCGGCGATCGGGCCGGCTTTCTGCCGCCGATGCGCTGGTATCCACGGCGCTAGCGACCCGACCCATCATGCACCTCAACGATGGACGCCTAGAGATCGCGGCGAAAACCCGCACCCAAACCAAAGCTTTCGCAAAGCTCGTCGACATCATCGCCCAGCGGGCCGCAACCCGCCCCCTATTCGTTGCAATCCAACAGTTTGAGGCGCGCGAAGCCGCCCGGCTGCTATCAGATCAGCTCACCGCTGCGCTGTCGCCTGAATCATCCCTGATGATCGTCGACATGGACGCAGTGCTGTCGGTTCACGCCGGCCCCGGGGCGCTCGCCGTCAGCGTGGTGTTTCCCGACGACGACACCACCGCCACCCCCACCGGCGAACTAGCTGTCGAATAA
- a CDS encoding histidine phosphatase family protein, translating into MSRRLIALRHGETDYNATGRMQGQLDTQLSDKGMRQARDAARYLSTLNITRIVSSDLDRAHATARAVGELLGVEVTVDHRLRETDLGQWQAMSHQEVDTQFPGQRALWRHDANWAPPGGETRLEVAARARAVVDELMRDYDDWDDSTVLLVAHGGTISALTCNLLGFAESQYPMLSGLKNTCWAQLLARPRFTPRTTDDAEDFSREIRFTPDTIDNAQWYLDGWNMGVAAGMSIDQPSADATIL; encoded by the coding sequence ATGAGCCGCCGTCTGATCGCCCTGCGCCACGGCGAAACGGACTACAACGCCACCGGCCGCATGCAGGGTCAACTGGACACCCAGTTGTCGGATAAGGGCATGCGCCAGGCGCGCGATGCTGCCCGCTACCTGTCCACCTTGAACATCACCCGCATCGTGTCCTCCGACCTGGATCGGGCGCATGCTACTGCCCGCGCCGTCGGCGAACTACTTGGCGTCGAGGTCACTGTGGACCACCGCCTGCGGGAAACCGATCTGGGGCAGTGGCAGGCCATGAGCCACCAGGAAGTCGACACCCAATTCCCCGGTCAGCGCGCCCTGTGGCGCCACGACGCGAATTGGGCGCCACCGGGTGGGGAAACCCGACTCGAGGTCGCTGCGCGCGCCCGCGCAGTTGTCGACGAGCTGATGCGTGACTACGACGACTGGGATGACTCCACCGTGCTGCTCGTCGCGCACGGCGGCACGATCAGCGCGTTGACCTGCAACCTATTGGGCTTTGCAGAGTCCCAGTACCCCATGCTTTCGGGGCTGAAAAATACCTGTTGGGCCCAGCTTTTGGCGCGCCCACGGTTCACCCCGCGCACCACCGATGACGCTGAAGACTTCTCGCGCGAAATCCGCTTCACCCCAGACACCATTGACAATGCCCAGTGGTACCTCGACGGCTGGAACATGGGAGTCGCAGCCGGGATGTCCATCGACCAGCCCAGCGCCGACGCCACCATCCTGTAG
- the rsfS gene encoding ribosome silencing factor: MPAQQTSIDLASVAAHAASEKLAENIAVIDVADQLIITDCFVIVSADTERQVNAIVDEVEDKLREAGAKPLRREGVRESRWALLDYGEIVVHAMRTDEREFYGLDRLWADCPLIDIDGVDGYTRPAEWEGLATAREAQTQDELPLAEPTPDADEL, encoded by the coding sequence GTGCCTGCACAACAAACTTCCATTGACCTTGCCTCCGTAGCTGCCCACGCGGCCAGCGAGAAGCTGGCCGAAAACATCGCAGTCATCGACGTGGCTGATCAGCTGATCATCACCGACTGCTTCGTCATCGTCTCCGCTGACACCGAACGCCAGGTCAACGCCATCGTCGACGAGGTGGAGGACAAGTTGCGCGAGGCCGGTGCTAAACCCCTGCGCCGCGAAGGTGTGCGCGAATCCCGCTGGGCGCTCCTCGACTACGGCGAGATCGTCGTCCACGCAATGCGCACCGACGAGCGCGAATTCTACGGCCTGGACCGTTTGTGGGCGGACTGCCCGCTGATCGACATCGATGGCGTCGACGGCTACACCCGACCTGCCGAGTGGGAAGGTCTGGCGACCGCCCGCGAAGCGCAAACCCAAGACGAGCTGCCTCTCGCGGAGCCGACCCCGGACGCTGACGAGCTATGA
- a CDS encoding CPBP family intramembrane glutamic endopeptidase, translating to MIPADHTPHPPASITNPALDLRHTPGSSSVSAPATLPTKALAVFFLVSFSMAWVVCLPLWLTDLKHNMLAVGALAGVMMFTPALGVVAAMLITHTPAAGERLAYLGMGVPKRWGAFLGYVALAIFGPFAIIVAIVAESILFGFITPDIVHLSGYMQQSGLEASSLHPWLLVGIQLLFFPVGALLNSLLAFGEEIGWRGWLITALRPLGVVPSVLLVGAAWGLWHTPLILLGYNYQRSDIIGPAMMTVACMAWGMILGWMRYASGSVYIPAVAHGAINGAAGLTLMFHAAGTTQEQLLSGPLGLVAVLVCLEVVAVGYAIRALRSTKSRA from the coding sequence ATGATCCCCGCAGACCACACCCCACACCCCCCAGCGTCGATCACCAATCCCGCGCTCGACCTGCGCCACACCCCCGGCTCCTCCAGCGTGTCCGCGCCAGCAACCCTGCCAACCAAAGCACTAGCGGTGTTTTTCCTGGTGTCTTTTTCCATGGCCTGGGTAGTGTGCCTGCCACTGTGGCTTACAGATCTCAAACACAACATGCTTGCCGTCGGGGCGCTGGCGGGCGTCATGATGTTTACCCCGGCGCTCGGGGTGGTGGCCGCCATGCTCATCACCCACACCCCGGCCGCAGGTGAGCGCCTGGCTTATCTCGGCATGGGAGTGCCCAAACGCTGGGGCGCATTCCTGGGCTATGTAGCGCTAGCCATCTTCGGCCCCTTCGCCATCATCGTTGCCATCGTCGCCGAATCCATCCTGTTCGGCTTCATCACCCCCGACATCGTTCACCTTTCCGGCTACATGCAACAGTCCGGACTCGAAGCCTCCTCACTTCATCCGTGGCTTCTGGTCGGGATCCAGCTGCTGTTTTTCCCCGTGGGAGCGCTGTTGAACTCGCTGCTAGCCTTCGGTGAGGAAATCGGATGGCGGGGATGGCTCATCACAGCCTTGCGGCCCCTCGGGGTGGTTCCCTCGGTGCTGCTGGTCGGCGCAGCTTGGGGCCTGTGGCACACCCCCCTGATCCTGCTGGGCTACAACTACCAACGCAGCGATATCATCGGGCCAGCCATGATGACGGTGGCCTGCATGGCCTGGGGCATGATCCTGGGGTGGATGCGCTACGCCAGCGGCTCGGTCTACATTCCCGCCGTCGCACACGGAGCCATCAATGGGGCGGCCGGGCTGACCCTGATGTTTCACGCCGCCGGCACCACCCAAGAACAACTCCTATCCGGCCCCCTCGGGCTGGTCGCTGTCCTGGTGTGCCTCGAAGTCGTCGCCGTGGGATATGCGATTCGTGCCCTGCGCTCGACGAAAAGCCGTGCCTGA
- the nadD gene encoding nicotinate-nucleotide adenylyltransferase: MALRIGIMGGTFDPIHNGHLVAGSEVADRFGLNMVIYAPTGQPWQKADRSVSDAEDRYLMTVIATASNPRFAVSRVDIDRGGPTYTLDTLTDLQKQYPGAELFFITGADALAKIMTWRDWEKMFDVAQFIGVTRPGYVLEEDFLPQSAQERVHLIEIPAMAISSTDCRARAKAGRPVWYLVPDGVVQYIAKTGLYRKHS, translated from the coding sequence ATGGCATTGCGCATCGGAATCATGGGCGGCACCTTCGACCCCATCCACAACGGCCACCTGGTCGCCGGAAGCGAAGTCGCCGACCGCTTCGGCCTGAACATGGTCATCTACGCCCCCACCGGGCAGCCCTGGCAAAAAGCAGACCGATCCGTCAGCGACGCCGAAGACCGCTACCTGATGACCGTCATCGCCACCGCCTCCAACCCGCGCTTTGCGGTCAGCCGCGTCGACATCGACCGTGGCGGGCCAACCTACACCCTCGACACCCTCACCGACCTGCAAAAACAATATCCCGGGGCGGAGCTATTCTTCATCACCGGTGCTGACGCCCTCGCGAAAATCATGACCTGGCGCGACTGGGAGAAAATGTTCGACGTCGCCCAATTCATCGGAGTCACCCGCCCCGGCTACGTCCTCGAAGAAGACTTCCTGCCACAAAGCGCCCAAGAACGCGTCCACCTCATCGAAATTCCCGCCATGGCGATCTCCTCCACCGACTGTCGAGCCCGCGCCAAAGCTGGCCGACCCGTCTGGTACCTCGTGCCCGACGGCGTCGTGCAATACATCGCGAAAACCGGGCTATATCGCAAACACAGCTAA